The proteins below are encoded in one region of Flavobacteriales bacterium:
- a CDS encoding DUF2268 domain-containing putative Zn-dependent protease (predicted Zn-dependent protease with a strongly conserved HExxH motif) has protein sequence MRIHLWSVLTFLVLAFSGCKQDPLDVDVSNVEVDLQFKRLDQDLFSLDPSYDQVNTDALQEKYGDFFVDYCQGVLRLGLPGSESFNYSVAQFITDESMKTLYQDVQAEYPDLSLFESELTEAFKYLKYHFPDSTIPDVVFEISAMNYAIVATPTTLAIGLDMFLGADYPVYPMVGLPKYMYDNMKPGQMVPQAMKGWLQATYETEAKRNTLLDYMIFEGKLLYVLDAVLRQSADSTKIGFSPIAMSWCKEYEANVWAHLVDQELLYTTEYMTINKWINQAPFVAGIPKDSPGRLGQWVGWQIVRKYMDENPTISVQDLMKNQNAQDILSRSKYKPKL, from the coding sequence ATGAGAATTCACCTTTGGTCTGTGCTGACTTTCCTAGTGCTGGCATTTTCGGGTTGCAAGCAAGATCCATTGGATGTGGATGTAAGCAATGTGGAAGTTGATCTTCAGTTCAAACGCTTGGACCAAGACCTGTTCTCTCTCGATCCATCATACGATCAGGTCAATACAGACGCTCTTCAAGAAAAATACGGGGATTTCTTTGTGGATTACTGCCAAGGCGTTTTGCGTTTAGGGCTTCCTGGTTCAGAATCGTTCAATTATTCTGTTGCTCAATTCATTACGGATGAAAGCATGAAAACGCTTTACCAAGATGTGCAGGCAGAATATCCTGACCTTTCTCTATTTGAATCTGAACTAACCGAAGCATTCAAATACCTTAAATATCATTTCCCCGACAGTACAATTCCAGATGTTGTCTTCGAAATATCGGCAATGAACTACGCCATTGTTGCCACACCAACCACTTTGGCCATTGGCCTCGACATGTTTCTTGGTGCAGATTATCCTGTTTACCCAATGGTCGGATTGCCTAAGTACATGTACGACAACATGAAACCGGGTCAGATGGTACCGCAGGCCATGAAAGGTTGGCTACAGGCCACATACGAAACAGAGGCCAAACGCAACACATTGCTGGATTACATGATCTTTGAAGGTAAATTATTGTATGTGCTGGATGCAGTTTTGCGGCAATCAGCCGATTCAACCAAAATCGGATTCAGTCCTATTGCTATGAGCTGGTGCAAGGAATATGAAGCGAATGTTTGGGCACATCTTGTAGATCAGGAACTTCTGTACACAACCGAATACATGACCATCAACAAATGGATAAATCAAGCTCCATTTGTTGCTGGCATTCCCAAAGACTCTCCAGGAAGACTTGGACAATGGGTTGGCTGGCAGATCGTTCGAAAGTACATGGATGAAAATCCTACCATTAGCGTTCAAGATCTGATGAAAAATCAGAATGCCCAGGATATTCTTTCACGCTCCAAATACAAACCCAAACTTTAG
- a CDS encoding gliding motility-associated C-terminal domain-containing protein yields the protein MKISTPSGLFLSLLVMLGMVGQVIAQQDPLIFNNGAMFYVNGGPNDSAIVWVDGGVTNNDSIMVNLGKFIIKGDFVNNAQCGGDNLFPAQIPANNGLFEVYGNWENNGIYRAGQGKVKFMESDTILGTSVTRFHDVELMGFSRRVQLDINSEVGVDGTLKLNKGEWATDFDTLWVFNTALGAIQRHSPCDTCGFVSSLDNGNLARATAQDAVYLFPVGSSINAPTDPNNFERYRPLTIKPETAAADWYHVRFVNQNATTFGLPISQTDTTICYVNPWWYHRVNQTGGANLTAEISTLSNPFEGDPYYNTFANWNATASLWENMGNSATGVVGFLYQTVRYDWDDFQPFPEDAYILGFNVPSEPVVTGDTALCASIPSVYSVPDNGSDYVFTVTGGTVVDSTPTSVTVIWSNDTLAAVFGTIQVTETVPNNINGGCSSLEGNYSIEIWPLPVAAFGIATDTTLPGGIFVYDIVSTVDSSINTSEWYWDFGDGFTSELVSPDHSYSETGTYTIQLVTRSGLECLDTLAIEVNVVEGLIVPNVFTPNGDGWNDVFDVRTSAVGPFKLEIYNRWGNVVFENSSPLISWDGSTSTGVEASAGTYFYVISKAEMNSGNAIDNQQENFNFKETGWLQLIR from the coding sequence ATGAAAATTTCAACCCCTAGTGGACTATTCCTTTCGCTTCTTGTAATGCTCGGAATGGTTGGTCAAGTCATAGCCCAGCAAGATCCCCTCATCTTCAACAACGGAGCCATGTTCTACGTCAATGGAGGCCCCAACGATTCTGCGATTGTTTGGGTTGATGGTGGCGTTACGAACAATGACAGCATCATGGTGAACCTTGGCAAGTTCATCATCAAAGGTGATTTCGTGAACAATGCCCAATGCGGTGGGGATAACCTTTTCCCTGCTCAGATTCCTGCGAATAATGGTTTGTTCGAAGTTTATGGAAACTGGGAAAACAACGGGATTTACCGTGCTGGCCAGGGTAAGGTGAAGTTCATGGAATCAGATACAATCTTAGGGACTTCGGTAACCCGATTCCACGATGTAGAACTGATGGGATTCTCCCGAAGAGTTCAATTAGACATAAACTCAGAAGTTGGCGTGGACGGAACATTGAAACTTAACAAGGGCGAATGGGCAACCGATTTTGATACGCTTTGGGTTTTCAATACGGCTTTGGGAGCAATTCAACGTCACAGCCCGTGCGATACCTGCGGTTTTGTTTCAAGTTTAGATAATGGAAATTTAGCTCGCGCAACCGCTCAAGATGCCGTTTACCTATTTCCTGTTGGTTCAAGCATCAATGCCCCGACCGACCCTAACAACTTTGAGCGTTATAGACCCTTGACAATAAAGCCAGAAACGGCCGCAGCCGACTGGTACCATGTTCGTTTCGTAAATCAGAACGCTACAACCTTCGGTCTTCCTATCAGCCAAACGGATACTACCATTTGCTACGTAAATCCTTGGTGGTATCACCGTGTGAACCAAACAGGTGGAGCGAACCTCACTGCAGAAATAAGCACCTTGTCAAATCCTTTCGAAGGAGACCCATATTACAACACGTTCGCTAACTGGAATGCAACTGCAAGCCTTTGGGAGAATATGGGAAATTCAGCTACAGGAGTTGTTGGCTTCCTGTATCAGACGGTACGATACGATTGGGACGATTTCCAACCTTTTCCAGAAGATGCTTACATCTTAGGGTTCAACGTTCCATCTGAACCAGTTGTAACCGGAGATACCGCGCTATGTGCAAGTATTCCATCAGTTTATTCCGTTCCAGACAATGGCTCTGACTACGTTTTCACAGTTACTGGAGGAACCGTGGTAGATTCTACTCCCACTTCAGTAACGGTAATTTGGAGTAACGATACGCTAGCAGCTGTATTCGGCACAATTCAAGTAACTGAGACAGTTCCCAACAACATCAATGGTGGCTGCTCATCGCTTGAAGGAAATTACTCTATTGAAATTTGGCCACTACCAGTTGCCGCCTTTGGAATTGCAACTGACACAACCCTTCCTGGAGGAATATTCGTCTATGATATTGTAAGCACCGTTGATAGCAGTATCAACACATCAGAATGGTATTGGGATTTTGGCGATGGATTTACAAGCGAGCTTGTAAGCCCTGACCATTCTTATTCTGAAACAGGAACCTACACTATTCAACTTGTAACTCGAAGTGGATTGGAATGTCTTGATACACTTGCAATTGAAGTTAATGTGGTTGAAGGTCTTATCGTTCCAAACGTGTTTACTCCAAATGGAGATGGTTGGAATGATGTGTTCGATGTACGAACCAGTGCTGTTGGTCCTTTCAAATTGGAGATATATAATAGATGGGGAAATGTGGTGTTCGAGAACTCTTCTCCACTTATCTCTTGGGATGGTTCAACTTCAACAGGTGTTGAGGCATCAGCTGGAACCTACTTCTACGTAATTTCTAAAGCCGAAATGAATTCAGGTAACGCTATTGATAACCAACAAGAGAACTTTAATTTCAAAGAAACAGGTTGGTTGCAGTTGATCAGATAA
- a CDS encoding NAD+ synthase translates to MMQIRLSQLNYHIGNFEQNVLKIVGEIGKAKKDAVDLIVFSELSVCGYPPRDFLEFEDFILRCEQAVANIAVECVGITAVVGAPLRNADVSGKRLYNAAFVLADGQIKQVVKKSLLPNYDIFDEYRYFEPNREFDVVEVNGIRIALTICEDLWNIEDPLYITSPMDELMRYEPQLMVNIAASPFDFSHREDRIRILEKNCLKYGLPIVYTNHVGAQTELIFDGGSMALSSSGELLHELDYFEEDSATFHFDGNLKLTGEKKKIDGRSKIERIHDAIVLGISDYFSKLGFTKAVIGLSGGIDSAVVLYLAQKALGAENVRSLLMPSEFSSEHSIGDSITLSQHLGTQYEIVSIENLFNNFRQDLLPVFGDLPFNLAEENLQARIRGVLLMAVSNKFGNILLNTSNKSECAVGYSTIYGDMNGGLSVIADLYKTEVYELARWINRNGEVIPENIITKAPSAELRPDQKDSDSLPEYHILDEILIEYIEKRKGPAEIIAMGFDQSLVNRILRLVNLNEYKRYQTPPILRVSKKAFGMGRRVPIVGKYLC, encoded by the coding sequence ATGATGCAGATTCGCCTTTCTCAGCTCAATTATCACATCGGAAACTTCGAACAGAACGTTCTGAAAATCGTTGGTGAGATTGGAAAAGCCAAGAAAGACGCTGTTGATCTGATTGTTTTCTCCGAGCTTTCGGTCTGTGGTTATCCACCAAGAGATTTTCTCGAATTTGAAGATTTCATCCTTCGTTGCGAGCAAGCCGTTGCGAACATTGCAGTCGAATGTGTTGGGATTACAGCCGTTGTCGGTGCGCCATTGCGCAACGCTGATGTGAGTGGGAAAAGGCTTTACAACGCAGCTTTTGTTTTGGCAGATGGCCAGATAAAACAAGTGGTGAAGAAGTCGCTTTTGCCCAACTACGACATTTTTGACGAGTACCGATATTTTGAGCCGAACCGCGAATTTGATGTAGTTGAGGTGAACGGAATTCGGATTGCGCTTACCATTTGCGAGGATCTTTGGAACATCGAAGATCCATTGTACATCACTAGTCCGATGGATGAACTGATGAGGTACGAGCCACAATTGATGGTAAACATCGCGGCTTCGCCTTTTGATTTTTCACATCGGGAAGATCGCATTCGAATTCTAGAAAAGAATTGCCTGAAATATGGTTTACCTATCGTTTACACCAATCATGTTGGCGCTCAAACGGAATTGATTTTTGATGGTGGATCGATGGCACTCAGTTCCAGCGGAGAATTGTTGCACGAATTGGACTATTTCGAAGAGGATTCAGCAACCTTCCATTTTGATGGGAACCTGAAATTGACAGGAGAGAAAAAGAAGATTGATGGTCGGTCGAAGATTGAGCGAATTCATGATGCGATCGTTCTGGGAATAAGTGATTATTTCTCCAAATTAGGTTTTACTAAGGCGGTTATCGGACTTTCTGGAGGAATCGATTCTGCCGTAGTTCTTTACTTAGCGCAGAAAGCTTTGGGCGCAGAAAATGTCCGCTCGTTGCTGATGCCTTCCGAATTCTCTTCGGAGCATTCCATAGGCGATTCAATAACCCTTTCGCAGCATCTTGGAACGCAATACGAGATCGTATCTATCGAGAATCTCTTCAACAATTTCCGACAAGATCTTTTACCCGTTTTTGGCGATCTGCCATTCAATTTGGCAGAAGAGAACCTTCAGGCAAGAATCCGTGGTGTGCTTTTGATGGCAGTTTCGAACAAGTTTGGAAACATCCTGTTGAATACATCAAACAAGAGCGAGTGCGCGGTCGGCTATTCGACCATTTACGGTGATATGAATGGGGGACTTTCGGTGATTGCTGACCTTTATAAAACAGAAGTGTACGAATTGGCGCGATGGATCAATCGGAACGGAGAAGTGATCCCTGAGAATATCATCACCAAAGCGCCCAGTGCCGAATTGAGACCGGATCAAAAAGACTCTGATTCTCTTCCTGAATACCACATATTGGATGAGATTCTGATCGAGTACATTGAAAAGCGTAAAGGTCCTGCCGAGATCATTGCCATGGGATTTGACCAAAGCTTAGTGAATAGAATTCTCAGACTTGTAAATTTGAACGAATACAAGCGGTATCAAACACCGCCAATACTACGTGTAAGTAAAAAAGCGTTCGGCATGGGCCGAAGAGTACCAATAGTGGGTAAGTATCTTTGCTAA
- a CDS encoding PorT family protein produces MKNLLLTLMVLALGTEAFAQDQAVGPNSRKKFRIGFNLSPSVDFFQPNTDGVKLDAAKMKFGYGMMAEYAFTNNYALGFGLEHKMGGAALDFAGADVRYIAKNDTAEYRLMSRTYRYDYVNLPITLKLMTNEIGYFTYFGQFGVDISVLASSKTRDQRQLLQSSSVDTSGVVTEVFGSTEKGDFQGRYNQSTFANVKLRIGAGFEWNFSGNTSLVVSVSYHNGFIDLMKDAKASQVDKEEGLFKHDGADNSKRVPFELNANLHHVALNVGILF; encoded by the coding sequence ATGAAAAACCTACTTCTCACTTTAATGGTTCTCGCCTTGGGAACAGAAGCTTTTGCACAGGATCAAGCAGTCGGTCCTAATTCGCGCAAAAAGTTTCGGATCGGATTCAATCTGTCTCCGTCAGTCGATTTTTTTCAACCTAATACCGATGGTGTGAAATTGGATGCGGCTAAGATGAAATTCGGCTACGGCATGATGGCGGAATATGCCTTCACAAACAATTATGCACTAGGTTTTGGACTGGAGCATAAAATGGGCGGAGCGGCACTCGATTTCGCTGGTGCTGACGTTCGGTACATCGCTAAAAATGACACTGCTGAATACAGATTGATGAGCCGAACGTATCGTTATGATTATGTGAATCTGCCTATTACTCTGAAGTTGATGACGAACGAGATCGGTTATTTCACCTATTTCGGACAGTTTGGAGTGGATATTTCTGTGCTTGCTTCGTCCAAAACAAGAGATCAACGTCAATTGCTTCAGTCAAGTTCTGTCGACACTTCTGGAGTGGTTACAGAGGTTTTTGGAAGCACTGAAAAAGGTGATTTTCAAGGACGATACAATCAAAGCACGTTTGCAAATGTAAAACTGCGGATTGGTGCTGGTTTTGAATGGAATTTCTCGGGAAACACATCCTTGGTTGTCAGTGTTTCATACCACAACGGATTCATCGATCTGATGAAAGATGCGAAGGCCAGTCAGGTTGATAAGGAAGAGGGATTGTTTAAGCATGATGGAGCAGATAATTCTAAGCGCGTTCCTTTTGAGTTGAACGCCAATCTGCATCATGTAGCTTTGAACGTTGGGATTCTATTCTGA
- the yihA gene encoding ribosome biogenesis GTP-binding protein YihA/YsxC: protein MIIKEIEFVMSNSDVRKCPKPDRPEFAFIGRSNVGKSSLINMLVGKKNLAKTSSTPGKTQLINHYSVNDQWYLVDLPGYGYAKVPKAQKVKFEKMIADYVLQRENLVNMFVLIDIRHDPQQIDLEFMEWLGVSGIPFAMVFTKLDKLKRGEIEPKLKKYRNKMLETWEQLPIQVLTSAEKLDGRDELLEYIGSLNSDFQSKFSA from the coding sequence ATGATAATAAAGGAAATAGAGTTTGTGATGAGCAACTCTGATGTGCGAAAATGTCCGAAACCAGATAGACCAGAGTTTGCTTTTATCGGACGGTCAAATGTTGGTAAATCATCGCTTATAAATATGTTGGTGGGAAAGAAGAACCTGGCTAAAACCAGTTCTACTCCTGGAAAAACGCAATTGATCAATCATTACTCAGTGAATGACCAATGGTATTTGGTGGATCTTCCTGGCTACGGTTATGCGAAAGTGCCAAAGGCACAGAAGGTGAAGTTTGAAAAAATGATTGCCGATTATGTTCTACAGCGGGAAAACTTGGTGAATATGTTCGTGCTGATCGATATTAGGCATGACCCACAGCAGATCGATCTCGAATTTATGGAGTGGTTAGGCGTGTCTGGAATTCCGTTCGCGATGGTCTTTACGAAACTGGATAAGTTGAAGCGTGGCGAAATTGAGCCCAAACTCAAGAAGTACCGAAACAAAATGCTGGAAACGTGGGAGCAGCTTCCTATTCAGGTGTTGACCTCGGCAGAAAAGTTGGATGGCCGTGATGAGCTCCTCGAATACATCGGTTCGCTTAATTCTGATTTTCAATCAAAATTTTCAGCATAA
- a CDS encoding 2-oxoacid:ferredoxin oxidoreductase subunit beta, with protein MAEVLNGELTAKDFETDQEVRWCPGCGDYSILKQVQKVIPELGVKREDVVFISGIGCSSRFPYYMNTYGMHSIHGRAPAVVSGLKATNPDLSVWMITGDGDALSIGGNHLIHMLRRNFNINILLFNNQIYGLTKGQYSPTSEEGKTTKSTPMGSLDHPFNPAALCIGADSTFYARTMDRDPIHLRDVLSRANAHKGTSMVEIYQNCNVFNDGAFFGMTDKATKGQQTLFVEHGKPLIFGENREFGIKLDGFKPVIVNMDSVSENDLWIHDETDRAKANILIRFYGDPTLEGNFPRPFGIFYTEERHCYEDQLIEQIGMAKQKLGKGDLNALLRGNNTWTIS; from the coding sequence ATGGCAGAAGTATTGAATGGCGAATTGACCGCCAAAGATTTTGAAACGGATCAGGAAGTAAGATGGTGCCCAGGTTGTGGCGATTACTCCATCCTGAAGCAAGTGCAAAAAGTAATTCCAGAGCTTGGTGTAAAGCGCGAAGACGTAGTTTTCATTTCAGGCATCGGTTGCAGCAGCCGCTTTCCTTATTATATGAATACCTACGGAATGCACAGCATCCACGGTCGTGCCCCGGCTGTGGTAAGTGGGTTGAAAGCCACAAATCCTGACCTGAGTGTTTGGATGATCACGGGTGATGGTGACGCCCTTTCCATCGGTGGAAACCATTTGATCCACATGTTGAGAAGAAACTTCAACATCAACATACTTCTTTTCAATAACCAGATATATGGTCTGACAAAAGGGCAATATTCGCCCACTTCGGAAGAAGGAAAAACCACCAAGTCTACCCCAATGGGTTCGTTGGATCATCCGTTCAATCCGGCAGCGCTGTGTATTGGTGCTGATTCTACGTTCTACGCCAGAACAATGGATCGCGACCCGATTCATTTGCGCGATGTGCTTTCTCGTGCCAACGCACACAAGGGCACTTCGATGGTAGAGATCTATCAGAACTGTAATGTGTTCAATGATGGCGCCTTTTTCGGTATGACCGATAAGGCGACAAAAGGACAACAGACACTTTTTGTGGAACACGGAAAGCCATTGATCTTTGGAGAGAACAGAGAATTCGGAATCAAACTAGATGGGTTCAAACCAGTTATCGTAAATATGGATTCTGTCAGCGAGAACGACCTTTGGATCCATGACGAAACCGATCGTGCCAAGGCAAACATTCTAATTCGCTTTTACGGAGACCCAACCTTGGAAGGAAACTTCCCACGGCCATTCGGAATTTTCTATACTGAAGAAAGACATTGCTACGAAGATCAGCTCATTGAGCAGATCGGCATGGCAAAACAAAAGCTTGGCAAAGGAGATCTGAACGCTCTGTTGAGAGGAAATAATACCTGGACGATCAGTTGA
- a CDS encoding 2-oxoacid:acceptor oxidoreductase subunit alpha has translation MSATLEKAKEITILFAGDSGDGIQLTGTQFTDTNALFGNDLSTFPNFPAEIRAPQGTLAGVSGFQLHYGSIEIFTPGDECDALVVMNAAALKANLKSLKKGGIIIANIDGFDPKNLRLAKVESGISALEDGSLSNYKVYPIEVTKLTKECLKDSGLGQKDIDRTKNMFVLGYVLWMFDRSLDPTLKYLSEKFKKKPEIVEANSKVLRAGYNFGDTTETPTTRFSVEKAQMPKGVYRNIMGNEATALGLIAATQRAGLELFYGSYPITPASDILHELAKRKNFGVKTFQAEDEIAAVASAIGASFGGALGITASSGPGIALKGEAIGLALMLELPLVIVNVQRGGPSTGLPTKTEQADLLQAVYGRNGESPVAVIAAATPADCFNMAFEACRLAVEHMTPVFFLSDGYLANGAEPWRFPTEDELPAFHGNFATPSDLKDGEYLPYERDENLVRKWAIPGTVGLEHRVGGIEKQDGTGNISYDPDNHQHMVNTRAKKIGNIANNIPLQDIELGEAKGKVLILGWGSTFGAIKAATKELIAEGHSVSHAHIRYLFPFPKNIEEVLRSFDTVLIPEMNMGQLNMMIRSQFLIPTESLNKVKGIPFSKDEVKNKVLEILAHPA, from the coding sequence ATGTCTGCCACTTTAGAAAAAGCCAAAGAAATAACGATCCTGTTTGCGGGCGATTCCGGAGACGGAATTCAACTTACAGGAACGCAATTCACCGATACGAACGCACTCTTCGGAAATGACCTGAGTACGTTCCCGAATTTCCCTGCCGAAATACGCGCCCCGCAAGGCACTTTGGCCGGAGTTTCCGGTTTCCAACTGCATTACGGAAGCATCGAGATCTTTACCCCTGGTGATGAGTGCGATGCCTTGGTTGTGATGAATGCTGCAGCCCTCAAAGCCAACCTGAAGAGCCTTAAAAAAGGTGGTATCATTATCGCCAACATCGATGGATTCGACCCAAAGAATCTGCGTTTGGCGAAGGTGGAAAGCGGCATCAGCGCATTGGAAGACGGTTCGCTCAGCAACTACAAGGTTTACCCGATAGAGGTGACCAAACTGACCAAAGAATGCTTAAAAGACAGCGGCCTCGGTCAGAAAGATATCGACAGAACCAAGAACATGTTTGTACTTGGCTACGTGTTGTGGATGTTCGACCGATCATTGGATCCGACCCTAAAATACCTTTCAGAAAAATTTAAGAAGAAACCAGAAATTGTAGAAGCCAACAGCAAAGTACTGCGAGCTGGATACAATTTTGGCGATACGACCGAAACGCCAACCACGCGCTTCAGTGTCGAAAAGGCGCAAATGCCAAAAGGCGTTTACCGCAATATCATGGGCAACGAAGCAACTGCCCTCGGTTTGATTGCGGCTACGCAACGTGCCGGATTGGAGCTTTTTTACGGTAGTTATCCGATCACACCTGCTTCAGATATTCTGCATGAATTGGCCAAACGCAAGAATTTTGGCGTAAAAACCTTTCAGGCCGAAGATGAAATTGCAGCGGTGGCTTCGGCCATTGGCGCTTCGTTTGGTGGCGCGTTGGGAATCACCGCATCAAGCGGTCCTGGTATTGCCTTGAAAGGCGAAGCCATCGGATTGGCGTTGATGTTGGAATTGCCATTGGTAATCGTAAACGTACAGCGTGGTGGTCCATCAACTGGACTTCCAACTAAAACGGAACAAGCAGACCTTTTGCAGGCCGTTTATGGCCGAAATGGCGAATCTCCAGTGGCTGTGATTGCCGCAGCAACACCAGCAGATTGCTTCAACATGGCATTCGAAGCCTGCAGATTGGCTGTGGAACACATGACACCGGTTTTCTTCCTGTCTGATGGCTATTTGGCCAATGGCGCAGAGCCTTGGCGTTTCCCAACAGAAGATGAATTACCTGCATTCCACGGAAATTTCGCCACTCCAAGCGATCTGAAAGACGGAGAATATCTGCCTTATGAGCGAGATGAGAACCTTGTCCGCAAATGGGCTATTCCAGGAACAGTTGGATTGGAGCATCGTGTGGGTGGAATTGAAAAGCAGGACGGAACGGGCAACATCAGCTACGACCCAGACAATCACCAGCACATGGTGAATACACGGGCAAAAAAGATCGGTAACATCGCCAATAATATTCCACTGCAGGATATTGAATTAGGTGAAGCAAAAGGAAAAGTGCTGATTCTCGGTTGGGGATCAACATTTGGAGCAATTAAAGCGGCTACCAAAGAACTTATCGCGGAAGGACATTCCGTTTCGCACGCCCACATCCGCTATTTATTCCCTTTCCCAAAGAATATTGAAGAGGTATTAAGAAGTTTTGACACCGTTCTTATTCCCGAAATGAACATGGGACAATTGAACATGATGATTCGCAGCCAATTCCTTATTCCAACGGAGTCACTAAATAAGGTGAAGGGAATTCCTTTTAGCAAAGACGAGGTTAAGAATAAGGTTCTGGAAATACTGGCACACCCAGCGTAA
- the gldC gene encoding gliding motility protein GldC yields MSKSSEIKFNVTLDENHIPEKINWLATDAGMEKQLDTKAIMISVYDTESEETLRMDLWTKEMRVDEMKRFFHQTIISMADTLQRATNEDAMASDMREFGQHFAKQMFS; encoded by the coding sequence ATGAGCAAATCATCAGAAATAAAATTCAACGTTACGCTTGACGAAAACCATATCCCAGAAAAGATCAATTGGCTAGCTACAGACGCTGGCATGGAAAAACAGTTGGACACGAAAGCCATTATGATTTCTGTTTACGACACGGAAAGTGAAGAAACGTTGCGCATGGACCTTTGGACCAAAGAAATGCGGGTGGATGAAATGAAGCGATTCTTCCATCAGACCATCATTTCCATGGCCGATACGTTGCAGCGTGCAACCAACGAAGACGCCATGGCATCTGACATGCGCGAATTCGGACAGCATTTCGCGAAGCAAATGTTCAGCTGA
- a CDS encoding division/cell wall cluster transcriptional repressor MraZ produces MTNIIGTYECKVDAKGRLMLPTALKKQLMSELESGFVMKRGMFEKCIELYPMSEWNDKMSKVNRLNRFVRKNVEFIRLFTAGVKIVELDVTGRLLIPKDLMGFSSITNSIVLASAGTYVEIWDKDAYEKALSNPETDIATLAEEVMGSLKDGADDLP; encoded by the coding sequence GTGACCAATATTATCGGCACATATGAATGCAAAGTGGACGCCAAGGGCCGACTCATGCTGCCAACAGCATTGAAGAAGCAATTGATGTCTGAGCTCGAAAGCGGCTTCGTGATGAAGCGCGGCATGTTCGAGAAATGCATTGAACTGTACCCGATGAGCGAGTGGAACGACAAGATGAGTAAGGTGAACAGACTGAACAGGTTTGTGCGCAAGAATGTCGAGTTCATTCGATTGTTCACCGCTGGGGTCAAGATCGTTGAACTTGATGTTACTGGCCGGTTGCTAATCCCAAAAGATCTGATGGGATTCAGCTCAATCACCAACAGCATCGTTCTCGCATCCGCTGGAACCTATGTGGAAATATGGGACAAGGATGCATATGAGAAAGCGTTGAGCAATCCTGAAACAGACATTGCCACACTGGCTGAAGAAGTCATGGGCAGCCTTAAAGACGGGGCTGATGACCTACCATGA
- a CDS encoding alpha/beta hydrolase, with amino-acid sequence MGVVKAESGHRYIEQGEGPVLLVLHGLFGALSNFQDVLDEFSKDYRVVIPIMPIYELPLLKTNVRELAGYIHEFVVFKGFEHITLLGNSLGGHVSLVYVVMHPEKVKALILTGSSGLYENAFGGSFPRREDREYIRKKVEATFYDPANATEPLIEEVFGIINDRNKLIRVLAIAKSAIRHNMKDDLPSIQVPVCLIWGKNDGVTPPEVAQEFHDLLPNSELHWIDKCGHAPMMEHPKEFNGILSPWLKSHVLKD; translated from the coding sequence TTGGGAGTGGTAAAGGCGGAATCTGGACATAGATATATAGAGCAAGGCGAAGGCCCGGTTCTGCTTGTGCTCCACGGTCTCTTCGGAGCGCTGAGCAATTTTCAGGATGTGTTGGATGAATTCTCGAAAGATTATCGAGTGGTAATTCCGATCATGCCGATCTACGAATTGCCATTGCTCAAGACGAATGTGAGAGAATTGGCCGGATATATCCACGAATTCGTGGTTTTCAAAGGCTTCGAGCACATCACCCTTTTAGGAAATTCACTTGGCGGTCATGTATCTCTCGTGTATGTGGTGATGCATCCAGAGAAGGTTAAAGCGTTGATTTTGACAGGAAGTTCCGGGTTGTACGAAAATGCCTTTGGTGGTTCATTCCCAAGGCGCGAAGACCGAGAGTATATTCGCAAAAAGGTAGAAGCAACCTTTTATGATCCAGCCAATGCCACTGAACCTTTAATAGAAGAGGTGTTCGGAATCATCAACGATAGGAACAAGTTGATTCGTGTGTTGGCCATTGCCAAATCGGCTATTCGCCATAATATGAAGGATGATCTGCCGAGCATCCAAGTACCAGTTTGCCTGATCTGGGGAAAGAACGATGGCGTAACGCCACCAGAGGTTGCGCAGGAGTTCCATGACCTACTTCCCAATTCGGAATTGCACTGGATAGATAAATGCGGACATGCACCAATGATGGAGCATCCGAAAGAGTTCAATGGGATTTTGTCTCCTTGGCTAAAATCACATGTTCTGAAGGACTGA